The following coding sequences are from one Methanooceanicella nereidis window:
- a CDS encoding MBL fold metallo-hydrolase, giving the protein MLQFVTPVVNKLKLKKICGDTHYIPGITNVMVYDDIMVDPSNNENVDWDNIKLNFNMALVTHGHTDHFWNGAKLRKTGTKIYAPRDERGFMENPSVNTSGIFNWARPPESMLPWFFKGVPCPVDGTLEDIDDLPLETFPLPGHTQWQTGFLTPDGVLMVSDAIVTKKIWDTKRMVFYTTPYDAKNTLKAIMDSDAEWVLASHADLMTGDEAAELAEINIRGIDSIEAAVIDALEGGEYSTEEMVSRVGVALNVRCDFSMHLIVVTTVRAFLHALYETGKAEYVLRDHRIMWRLR; this is encoded by the coding sequence TTGCTACAGTTTGTCACACCGGTCGTGAACAAATTGAAGCTTAAAAAGATCTGTGGCGACACACATTATATCCCCGGAATAACGAACGTGATGGTCTACGATGACATCATGGTAGACCCGAGTAACAACGAGAACGTTGACTGGGACAACATTAAATTAAATTTTAATATGGCGCTTGTCACGCACGGCCATACGGACCATTTCTGGAACGGAGCGAAGCTGCGAAAGACCGGGACTAAAATATATGCTCCGCGCGACGAACGCGGGTTCATGGAGAACCCGTCCGTAAACACTAGCGGCATCTTTAACTGGGCGAGGCCGCCGGAAAGCATGCTGCCCTGGTTCTTTAAGGGCGTGCCGTGCCCCGTGGACGGGACGCTTGAAGATATCGATGATCTCCCGCTGGAAACATTCCCATTGCCAGGACATACACAATGGCAGACGGGTTTCTTGACGCCCGACGGCGTACTGATGGTATCCGATGCGATCGTGACTAAAAAGATCTGGGACACTAAAAGGATGGTGTTCTACACCACGCCTTATGATGCAAAAAATACTTTAAAGGCGATAATGGACTCGGATGCTGAATGGGTGCTGGCTTCTCACGCCGACCTGATGACCGGGGATGAGGCGGCGGAACTTGCGGAGATCAATATCAGGGGAATAGACAGTATAGAAGCGGCCGTTATCGATGCGCTGGAAGGCGGGGAATACTCGACTGAAGAAATGGTCAGCAGAGTCGGTGTCGCTCTGAACGTCAGATGCGACTTTTCAATGCACCTGATAGTGGTCACCACAGTGCGTGCTTTCCTTCACGCGCTATATGAGACCGGCAAGGCAGAATATGTGCTAAGAGACCACAGGATAATGTGGCGCCTAAGATGA
- a CDS encoding type II toxin-antitoxin system VapC family toxin, translating into MIIDTNGLMVPAQWGVDIFNELEALGYDEFVTPSAVVEEIEKLKGKVKGRDRTALAIAREMLKKCEIIEAQGFADDVVIEVAKSLNAPVFTNDAGLRARLKKEGIRSIYLRAKHKLAIE; encoded by the coding sequence GTGATAATCGACACGAACGGGCTCATGGTACCCGCCCAGTGGGGCGTCGACATATTTAACGAGCTCGAAGCGCTGGGGTATGATGAGTTCGTCACGCCTTCGGCAGTGGTCGAGGAAATTGAAAAGCTGAAAGGCAAGGTAAAAGGAAGAGATAGAACAGCTCTTGCAATTGCCCGTGAAATGCTAAAAAAGTGTGAGATCATAGAAGCGCAGGGATTTGCGGACGATGTAGTGATCGAGGTCGCAAAGTCCTTGAACGCCCCTGTCTTCACTAACGATGCCGGGCTAAGGGCAAGGCTTAAAAAAGAGGGTATAAGGTCAATATACCTGCGTGCAAAACATAAACTTGCCATAGAATGA
- a CDS encoding DNA-directed RNA polymerase, which yields MYRKVRLVDIIRIPPQRLEEDLEQVIAETLREKLEGRIDKTLGSIVAVTDVVEIGEGHILVGDGAVYYEVTFDAIAYKPELQEIVEGSIVEIVNFGAFVAVGPIDCLIHVSQVADEFMAYDEKNSRLSSKETSKSLSEGDSVRARIVAVSLNERDPRESKIGLTMRQVALGKLEWIEEDQKKKEKGEKSGKGGKEAAQA from the coding sequence ATGTACAGGAAGGTTAGACTCGTAGATATCATCAGAATACCACCGCAAAGGCTCGAAGAGGACCTGGAACAGGTCATAGCGGAGACACTGAGAGAGAAGCTGGAAGGCAGGATCGACAAGACTCTCGGCTCGATAGTGGCGGTAACGGACGTAGTAGAGATCGGAGAAGGCCACATACTCGTCGGAGACGGGGCAGTATACTATGAGGTCACTTTTGACGCTATAGCTTACAAGCCTGAACTTCAGGAGATCGTCGAAGGCAGCATTGTCGAGATAGTGAACTTCGGAGCGTTCGTCGCGGTCGGCCCGATCGATTGCCTTATACATGTAAGCCAGGTGGCTGACGAGTTCATGGCATACGATGAGAAGAACTCAAGGCTTTCCAGCAAGGAGACCAGCAAGTCCCTCTCGGAAGGCGACAGTGTCCGTGCCAGGATCGTCGCTGTAAGCCTTAACGAGCGCGACCCGAGAGAGAGCAAGATAGGCCTTACGATGAGACAGGTCGCCCTCGGCAAGCTCGAATGGATCGAGGAAGATCAAAAGAAGAAAGAGAAAGGCGAAAAGAGCGGTAAGGGCGGCAAAGAGGCCGCACAGGCGTAA
- a CDS encoding cupin domain-containing protein — protein sequence MIRNRDNTIPFVTKDGSIIHELYHPGSTPVEGTSVAEAYVEQTLETKRHIHEKSQEVYYILKGRGVMTLGERSFDVKEGDAILIPPGTSHKIKNTGDSGLRILCICTPPYSHDDTILTGSS from the coding sequence ATGATACGCAATAGAGATAATACGATACCCTTTGTGACTAAGGACGGCTCTATTATCCATGAGCTGTATCACCCGGGCTCAACTCCTGTTGAGGGCACGAGTGTCGCCGAGGCCTATGTGGAGCAAACTCTGGAGACTAAAAGACATATCCATGAAAAGTCACAGGAAGTCTATTATATACTCAAAGGCAGGGGTGTGATGACTCTGGGCGAAAGGTCATTTGACGTAAAAGAGGGAGATGCCATACTGATACCTCCGGGGACGTCGCATAAAATAAAGAATACCGGAGACTCAGGACTGCGCATACTCTGTATATGTACGCCGCCTTATTCCCATGACGATACAATTCTTACGGGCTCATCTTAG